The Vespula vulgaris chromosome 22, iyVesVulg1.1, whole genome shotgun sequence genome window below encodes:
- the LOC127071555 gene encoding DNA ligase 1 produces the protein MSGDVQPRKRKDRRRKKEEEESGTPPPTLTSPTESVADNVSLHIYKENSTGGHWCARIIFFILLAVLVALTGIIIFEHRGATDVDTPITESRWANIFDGWVDDTLPSHGDESYDEKEVKGSHEEEEEEEEEGKEGEEEEEEEEEEEEEEEEEEEEEEETEEEEEEEETEGEGEEEEEEETADVTTKSAEDKIEEKEEEEKGGAEEEEENEGEEGVENEDENEDKDEGLGSEEEYEEIDEHDSKEDEEREEEEEEDDDDDDDDDDDDDGGVKGTTTSKEEADEDEGIDPGESDIEDDDDLNRQNLNDIDVLEEVDNKSDEDDDEVERNILKKGDANDYYVADASEEQEDEVFEEFVKIPGVLEMDDYSAEPLEEVEDGEPEEDVNDIDIEPDVEEIEEESTSVAVKFGVGVALIVAAHFVLVRRWNNADTELNQLSHNDEVINLNRRNTIISPASVKEAQKLQTEDENRTLTTKKKQTYETLRSQYEKLETENNIPQNVLIEKTLSPSEEAWSTRKTQGVEKIHEKQSKIMSSEEETEDVEDELETSDGERISGTEEYDEDEDEGEDEVEDEEDAEEEIEDVDDSELVARLEARYGKLATPQDSELEDELEYEEEEEEVEDEEEEEEEEEEIEDEDVAGWKRIKAPKETTGSSKPVPSATDKSGISSKQGVSTTKGGKGINDFRNISTMDDLVIYEEKEIPLEIDD, from the exons aagaagaagagtctGGTACACCTCCACCAACGTTGACAAGTCCAACCGAAAGTGTAGCAGATAATGTTTCTTTACACATTTACAAGGAAAATAGTACGGGTGGTCATTGGTGTGCAcggattatatttttcatattattggcTGTACTCGTCGCTTTAACTggcataattatttttgagcATAGGGGAGCTACGGATg tGGATACGCCAATAACAGAATCACGATGGGCTAATATATTTGATGGATGGGTAGATGATACTCTTCCAAGTCATGGAGATGAATCttatgatgaaaaagaagtaaaaggtagtcacgaagaagaagaagaagaagaggaagaagggaaggaaggagaagaagaggaagaggaagaagaggaagaggaggaggaggaggaagaagaagaagaagaagaagaagaaacggaagaagaggaagaagaagaagaaacggaaggagagggagaagaagaagaagaagaagaaacagctGATGTAACGACAAAATCAGCTGAAGacaaaatagaagaaaaagaagaagaagaaaaaggaggagcggaagaagaagaagaaaatgaaggggAGGAAGGAgtagaaaatgaagatgaaaaCGAAGATAAAGACGAAGGTTTAGGTAGCGAAGAAGAGTATGAAGAAATAGATGAACATGACAGTAAAGAAGATGaggaacgagaagaagaagaagaagaagatgatgatgatgatgatgatgatgatgatgatgatgatggtggtgttAAAGGAACGACGACTTCAAAGGAAGAAGCAGATGAAg ATGAGGGTATAGATCCTGGAGAATCTGATATAGAAGATGACGACGATTTAAATCGGCAAAACTTAAATGACATCGATGTGTTAGAAGAAGTGGACAATAAAAGTGATGAAGACGATGATGAGGttgagagaaatattttaaaaaagggTGACGCGAATGATTATTACGTTGCTGATGCTTCTGAGGAACAAGAGGACGAGGTGTTCGAAGAATTTGTAAAGATACCAGGTGTCTTAGAAATGGATGATTACAGTGCTGAGCCTTTGGAagag GTAGAGGATGGAGAACCTGAAGAAGATGTGAATGATATAGACATTGAGCCAGATgtggaagaaatagaagaagaatcaACGAGTG TGGCAGTGAAGTTCGGAGTTGGTGTTGCACTTATCGTTGCTGCACATTTTGTTCTCGTTAGGCGATGGAACAACG ctGATACCGAGCTAAATCAACTTTCGCATAACGACGAAGTGATTAATCTAAATAGGcgaaatacaataatatctCCAGCATCAGTGAAGGAAGCACAAAAATTGCAAACTGAGGATGAAAATCGAACGCTAactacaaagaaaaaacagactTACGAAACTTTACGATcacaatatgaaaaattagaaactgaaaataatataccCCAAAATGTTCTTATAGAAAAAACTTTGAGCCCGTCAGAAGAAGCTTGGTCGACGCGTAAAACGCaag GGGTTGAAAAGATTCATGAAAAGCAATCGAAAATAATGTCATCTgaagaagaaacggaagaTGTGGAAGATGAATTGGAGACATCAGATGGAGAACGTATTTCCGGAACGGAAGAATacgatgaagatgaagatgaaggagaagatgaggtagaagacgaagaggatgctgaggaagaaatagaagacgTTGATGATTCAGAATTAGTTGCTAGATTAGAGGCTAGATATGGTAAATTAGCAACTCCGCAAGATAGCGAGCTCGAGGATGAATTAGAAtatgaagaggaggaagaagaagttgaagatgaagaagaagaagaagaagaggaagaagaaatagaagacgAGGATGTAGCAGGATGGAAAC GTATAAAAGCACCTAAAGAGACAACAGGATCATCTAAACCTGTTCCTTCAGCTACCGATAAATCTGGAATTAGTTCTAAACAAGGAGTTTCTACAACAAAGGGTGGTAAAGGAATAAAtgattttcgaaatatatcaACCATGGACGATTTAGtaatatacgaagaaaaagaaataccttTG gAAATTGATGACTAA
- the LOC127071554 gene encoding U2 snRNP-associated SURP motif-containing protein isoform X2 has translation MADKTIMKQITEQKLKAFSIGTMGKRPLSKKELEEQRKKEQEQAAAQAFEEFVATFQETPSKTTSKVWVKAGTYDAGKRQEDTREKGKLYKPQSKISELVENRSSAEQAQEYARLLGSNERKLDRLGKKKKEGEKKKSNLELFKEELKMIQEEREERHKYKGVVKTVISTQSEDPMMAALKCVEDGSFDNGDPNTTNLYLGNLNPKITEQQLMEIFGKYGPLASIKIMWPRSDEEKARQRNCGFVAFMSRKDGERALKNLNGRDIMQYEMKLGWGKSVPIPPYPIYIPPALMEITQPPPPSGLPFNAQPHRRDRHKIPRIRNLQSADPQEKENFEKVLQNAVVKVVIPTERNLVMLIHRMVEFVIREGPMFEAMIMNRELNNPMFRFLFENYSPAHTYYRWKLYSILQGDGQKEWRTEDFRMFKGGSVWRPPPINPWTQGMPDELIEMEERQEPRRGSLSNSQRDRLEDLLRNISPERIKVAEAMVFCIEHAEAAEEICDCISESLSILQTPVNKKIARLYLISDVLHNCGVKVTNATIYRKAFETRLLDIFNEVHQAYKQFDSRLKAEGFKARVMRMFRAWEDWAVYPRDFLVKLQNTFLGLVMLDEPEPENEEDIDGAPLSDVDGEGGEDLDGVPLDGAALLKGAMKHGLTPQTTSNYDDIDGVPMDEDIDGVPMDDEDNMNVRNKEDEKKPAMPAGFVPSRWETVDPDQVEAQAMTTSKWEELGQNDDSNSQDASMDSSRDYNEERRNRLREIEVKTMQYQDELESGRRTLKSGMTIQGQVEHYRKKLIRKSEREMKDLKTDDREDDRRREKKRSTTPESPSHYRDRRRSASPSSKSNRYRSRSRSPRNKRRSRSPYKKRVPVTPSPPRIRRTPSPSLSSSRTSRRSPGSERNDRKRRGRSPSLSPPPPPRTSSKHRANSPPSPSPRKHRHKHKY, from the exons ATGGCGGATAAAACTATAATGaag CAAATTACCGAGCAAAAACTCAAAGCGTTTTCCATTGGTACAATGGGAAAACGTCCATtgagtaaaaaagaattagaagagCAACgtaagaaagaacaagaacagGCTGCTGCtcaa GCATTCGAAGAATTTGTAGCGACATTTCAAGAGACTCCTAGCAAAACGACAAGTAAAGTTTGGGTAAAAGCTGGAACATATGATGCTGGCAAAAGAC aggaagatacaagagagaaaggaaaattatataaaccaCAGTCTAAAATATCTGAACTGGTTGAGAATAGATCATCTGCAGAGCAAGCTCAAGAATATGCAAGACTTCTTGGTTCAAATGAACGTAAACTGGATAGATtgggcaaaaagaaaaaagaaggagaaaagaagaaaagtaatctTGAATTGTTCAAAGAAGAACTTAAAATGATACAAGAAGAGCGTGAAGAAAGACACAAGTATAAAGGTGTGGTAAAAACTGTAATTTCAACCCAGTCTGAAGATCCAATGATGGCTGCATTAAAATGCGTTGAag ATGGTTCGTTCGATAATGGCGATCCTAATacgacaaatttatatttaggaAATCTAAATCCTAAG ATTACAGAACAGCAACTTATGGAGATTTTTGGCAAATATGGACCATTAGCTAGTATTAAAATCATGTGGCCACGTAGtgatgaagaaaaagcaagacaAAGAAATTGTGGATTTGTAGCATTTATGAGTCGTAAAGACGGGGAACGGGCATTGAAAAACTTAAATG GTCGTGATATAATGCAATATGAGATGAAATTAGGCTGGGGAAAAAGTGTACCAATACCACCATACCCTATCTACATTCCACCTGCTTTGATGGAGATCACACAGCCACCACCTCCATCCGGTCTTCCATTTAATGCACAACCACATCGCCGTGACAGACACAAG ATACCACGTATCCGCAACCTCCAGAGTGCAGATCCCCAGGAAAAGGAAAACTTCGAAAAG GTTCTGCAGAATGCAGTTGTCAAAGTGGTTATTCCAACCGAAAG GAACTTAGTCATGTTAATACATAGAATGGTGGAATTTGTAATTCGAGAAGGTCCAATGTTTGAAGCAATGATAATGAATCGAGAATTAAACAATCCCATGTTTAG gtttttatttgaaaattattcacCTGCACATACGTATTATCGTTggaaattatattctattctGCAAGGAGATGGTCAAAAAGAATGGCGTACAGAAGATTTTAGAATGTTCAAAGGTGGAAGTGTATGGAGACCTCCACCTATTAATCCCTGGACACAAGGTATGCCTGacgaattaattgaaatggaagaaagacAGGAACCAAGAAGGGGTAGCTTATCTAACAG tCAAAGAGATAGATTAGAGGATTTATTAAGGAATATATCACCAGAACGAATAAAAGTTGCAGAAGCAATGGTCTTCTGCATAGAACATGCAGAAGCAGCAGAAGAAATATGTGATTGTATATCAGAATCATTATCAATACTCCAAACGCCTGTGAATAAAAAGATAGCAAGATTGTATCTTATATCGGACGTTTTACATAATTGTGGTGTAAAAGTTACTAATGCTACGATATACAGAAAAgc tTTTGAGACACGACTTCttgatattttcaatgaagTTCATCAGGCTTACAAACAATTTGATAGTCGATTAAAGGCAGAAGGATTTAAAGCACGTGTGATGAGAATGTTTAGAGCATGGGAGGATTGGGCAGTTTACCCAAGAGATTTTCTtgttaaattacaaaatacgTTTTTGGGTCTTGTTatg ttAGATGAGCCTGAAccagaaaatgaagaagatatAGACGGAGCACCTTTATCTGATGTTGATGGTGAAGGTGGAGAAGATTTAGATGGTGTACCTTTGGATGGTGCAGCTTTACTTAAAGGAGCAATGAAACATGGACTTACACCACAAACAACGTCCAATTACGATGACATTGATGGTGTACCTA tggATGAAGATATTGATGGCGTTCCTATGGATGATGAGGATAATATGAACGtacgaaataaagaagatgaaaagaaaccAGCAATGCCAGCTGGTTTTGTACCTTCAAGATGGGAAACTGTGGACCCAGACCAG GTTGAAGCACAAGCTATGACTACTAGTAAGTGGGAAGAATTAGGTCAGAATGATGATTCAAATTCTCAAGATGCTAGTATGGATTCCAG TAGAGATTACAATGAAGAAAGGCGTAATAGGTTACGTGAAATAGAAGTTAAAACTATGCAATATCAAGATGAACTTGAAAGTGGTAGGAGAACATTAAAATCTGGTATGACAATTCAAGGACAAGTTGAACATTACaggaagaaattaataagaaag aGCGAGAGGGAAATGAAGGACCTGAAAACTGACGACCGAGAAGAtgatagaaggagagaaaagaaacgtagtACAACACCGGAATCTCCAAGTCATTACAGGGATCGCAGGCGATCTGCGAGTCCCTCATCTAAGAGCAATAGATATAG aTCCCGCAGTAGATCACCGCGTAATAAACGTAGATCGCGATCACCATATAAAAAACGTGTACCAGTGACTCCATCGCCTCCTCGTATTCGACGTACACCatcaccttctctttcttcatctagAACATCAAGAAGATCACCAGGCAGTGAACGTAATGATCGAAAGAGACGTGGTAGATCTCCATCTTTgtcacctccaccaccacctcgTACTTCCTCTAAACATAGGGCTAATAGTCCACCTTCGCCTTCTCCGCGTAAACACAGACATAAGCATAAGTATTGA
- the LOC127071554 gene encoding U2 snRNP-associated SURP motif-containing protein isoform X1, whose product MADKTIMKQITEQKLKAFSIGTMGKRPLSKKELEEQRKKEQEQAAAQAFEEFVATFQETPSKTTSKVWVKAGTYDAGKRQEDTREKGKLYKPQSKISELVENRSSAEQAQEYARLLGSNERKLDRLGKKKKEGEKKKSNLELFKEELKMIQEEREERHKYKGVVKTVISTQSEDPMMAALKCVEDGSFDNGDPNTTNLYLGNLNPKITEQQLMEIFGKYGPLASIKIMWPRSDEEKARQRNCGFVAFMSRKDGERALKNLNGRDIMQYEMKLGWGKSVPIPPYPIYIPPALMEITQPPPPSGLPFNAQPHRRDRHKIPRIRNLQSADPQEKENFEKVLQNAVVKVVIPTERNLVMLIHRMVEFVIREGPMFEAMIMNRELNNPMFRFLFENYSPAHTYYRWKLYSILQGDGQKEWRTEDFRMFKGGSVWRPPPINPWTQGMPDELIEMEERQEPRRGSLSNSQRDRLEDLLRNISPERIKVAEAMVFCIEHAEAAEEICDCISESLSILQTPVNKKIARLYLISDVLHNCGVKVTNATIYRKAFETRLLDIFNEVHQAYKQFDSRLKAEGFKARVMRMFRAWEDWAVYPRDFLVKLQNTFLGLVMLDEPEPENEEDIDGAPLSDVDGEGGEDLDGVPLDGAALLKGAMKHGLTPQTTSNYDDIDGVPMDEDIDGVPMDDEDNMNVRNKEDEKKPAMPAGFVPSRWETVDPDQVEAQAMTTSKWEELGQNDDSNSQDASMDSSSRDYNEERRNRLREIEVKTMQYQDELESGRRTLKSGMTIQGQVEHYRKKLIRKSEREMKDLKTDDREDDRRREKKRSTTPESPSHYRDRRRSASPSSKSNRYRSRSRSPRNKRRSRSPYKKRVPVTPSPPRIRRTPSPSLSSSRTSRRSPGSERNDRKRRGRSPSLSPPPPPRTSSKHRANSPPSPSPRKHRHKHKY is encoded by the exons ATGGCGGATAAAACTATAATGaag CAAATTACCGAGCAAAAACTCAAAGCGTTTTCCATTGGTACAATGGGAAAACGTCCATtgagtaaaaaagaattagaagagCAACgtaagaaagaacaagaacagGCTGCTGCtcaa GCATTCGAAGAATTTGTAGCGACATTTCAAGAGACTCCTAGCAAAACGACAAGTAAAGTTTGGGTAAAAGCTGGAACATATGATGCTGGCAAAAGAC aggaagatacaagagagaaaggaaaattatataaaccaCAGTCTAAAATATCTGAACTGGTTGAGAATAGATCATCTGCAGAGCAAGCTCAAGAATATGCAAGACTTCTTGGTTCAAATGAACGTAAACTGGATAGATtgggcaaaaagaaaaaagaaggagaaaagaagaaaagtaatctTGAATTGTTCAAAGAAGAACTTAAAATGATACAAGAAGAGCGTGAAGAAAGACACAAGTATAAAGGTGTGGTAAAAACTGTAATTTCAACCCAGTCTGAAGATCCAATGATGGCTGCATTAAAATGCGTTGAag ATGGTTCGTTCGATAATGGCGATCCTAATacgacaaatttatatttaggaAATCTAAATCCTAAG ATTACAGAACAGCAACTTATGGAGATTTTTGGCAAATATGGACCATTAGCTAGTATTAAAATCATGTGGCCACGTAGtgatgaagaaaaagcaagacaAAGAAATTGTGGATTTGTAGCATTTATGAGTCGTAAAGACGGGGAACGGGCATTGAAAAACTTAAATG GTCGTGATATAATGCAATATGAGATGAAATTAGGCTGGGGAAAAAGTGTACCAATACCACCATACCCTATCTACATTCCACCTGCTTTGATGGAGATCACACAGCCACCACCTCCATCCGGTCTTCCATTTAATGCACAACCACATCGCCGTGACAGACACAAG ATACCACGTATCCGCAACCTCCAGAGTGCAGATCCCCAGGAAAAGGAAAACTTCGAAAAG GTTCTGCAGAATGCAGTTGTCAAAGTGGTTATTCCAACCGAAAG GAACTTAGTCATGTTAATACATAGAATGGTGGAATTTGTAATTCGAGAAGGTCCAATGTTTGAAGCAATGATAATGAATCGAGAATTAAACAATCCCATGTTTAG gtttttatttgaaaattattcacCTGCACATACGTATTATCGTTggaaattatattctattctGCAAGGAGATGGTCAAAAAGAATGGCGTACAGAAGATTTTAGAATGTTCAAAGGTGGAAGTGTATGGAGACCTCCACCTATTAATCCCTGGACACAAGGTATGCCTGacgaattaattgaaatggaagaaagacAGGAACCAAGAAGGGGTAGCTTATCTAACAG tCAAAGAGATAGATTAGAGGATTTATTAAGGAATATATCACCAGAACGAATAAAAGTTGCAGAAGCAATGGTCTTCTGCATAGAACATGCAGAAGCAGCAGAAGAAATATGTGATTGTATATCAGAATCATTATCAATACTCCAAACGCCTGTGAATAAAAAGATAGCAAGATTGTATCTTATATCGGACGTTTTACATAATTGTGGTGTAAAAGTTACTAATGCTACGATATACAGAAAAgc tTTTGAGACACGACTTCttgatattttcaatgaagTTCATCAGGCTTACAAACAATTTGATAGTCGATTAAAGGCAGAAGGATTTAAAGCACGTGTGATGAGAATGTTTAGAGCATGGGAGGATTGGGCAGTTTACCCAAGAGATTTTCTtgttaaattacaaaatacgTTTTTGGGTCTTGTTatg ttAGATGAGCCTGAAccagaaaatgaagaagatatAGACGGAGCACCTTTATCTGATGTTGATGGTGAAGGTGGAGAAGATTTAGATGGTGTACCTTTGGATGGTGCAGCTTTACTTAAAGGAGCAATGAAACATGGACTTACACCACAAACAACGTCCAATTACGATGACATTGATGGTGTACCTA tggATGAAGATATTGATGGCGTTCCTATGGATGATGAGGATAATATGAACGtacgaaataaagaagatgaaaagaaaccAGCAATGCCAGCTGGTTTTGTACCTTCAAGATGGGAAACTGTGGACCCAGACCAG GTTGAAGCACAAGCTATGACTACTAGTAAGTGGGAAGAATTAGGTCAGAATGATGATTCAAATTCTCAAGATGCTAGTATGGATTCCAG TAGTAGAGATTACAATGAAGAAAGGCGTAATAGGTTACGTGAAATAGAAGTTAAAACTATGCAATATCAAGATGAACTTGAAAGTGGTAGGAGAACATTAAAATCTGGTATGACAATTCAAGGACAAGTTGAACATTACaggaagaaattaataagaaag aGCGAGAGGGAAATGAAGGACCTGAAAACTGACGACCGAGAAGAtgatagaaggagagaaaagaaacgtagtACAACACCGGAATCTCCAAGTCATTACAGGGATCGCAGGCGATCTGCGAGTCCCTCATCTAAGAGCAATAGATATAG aTCCCGCAGTAGATCACCGCGTAATAAACGTAGATCGCGATCACCATATAAAAAACGTGTACCAGTGACTCCATCGCCTCCTCGTATTCGACGTACACCatcaccttctctttcttcatctagAACATCAAGAAGATCACCAGGCAGTGAACGTAATGATCGAAAGAGACGTGGTAGATCTCCATCTTTgtcacctccaccaccacctcgTACTTCCTCTAAACATAGGGCTAATAGTCCACCTTCGCCTTCTCCGCGTAAACACAGACATAAGCATAAGTATTGA